ACTTTGTGGACGTCAGCAGATAGGCACCCATACGACTCCGGTATCCAGCCTGCACGGACATGCCGACCGAACGATCACTCAGGGAACTATACCAGTAGGGCAGATAGAACATCGGGATGCCACCAAACCGGAGCACCATATGACGGGCCACGAAATGATCATTGGGATACACCCGAACCCGCCTGCAATTCATGGTATAGTGATAATGGCCCGGCTCATTGGTACAGGTGGTCACCACCGCACGATTCAACAGGAAGTAATCATTAGTCTTGGTCGCCGATGCCGCCGTCATGTGGAACGGATCGTAATTTGCATCAAAGCCGCCCGTCGACCAGGTTCCGTCAGCAAGATTGTAAGTAAATGTTTCGCCGCGCCAGACCATGTTGGACTTAACAAACACCACATTACCGGTGGCCATGGCGGTCTCAGTGATTTTATCGAAAATGATCGTGTTAGCGGTCAGTTTCTCATCGCCACGAATGACAGTCACGCCGCCCGAGGCGATCATTTTTTTACCCCCCTGCTCAACATCTACCGTGGGCGCAGATACATCTACGGGGATCGTCGAAGTCGGAGAGAACCCGCCCAACAATCCAAAAGGATTCGAAGCCGCCTCCGCCATGCCGGCGAACGCGATTGCAATTATTGTAGTCCATACCCATTTCATCGGCATTATTCTCCCGAAACTGGTGAAATAAAGGCTTCACCATACACCATCTCCCACCCCAACGCTAGCGCATTTCCCCTCATCCCAACCCGATCAGGATAATGCCCACCACAATCCCCGTGAGCGCAAACGCTTTCTGCCGGATATTCTTTTCTTTAAAAATCAAGGCACCCAAACTGAACGAAACCAGCACATTCCCGCGCCGCACGACGCTCAACATGGCAATGAGCGAGCCCGGCAGGGCCAGGGCGTTGAAATAGCAGAAATCTGCCACCGCTAGTAGCAACCCAATCGCGGGAATGGTCCAACGCCATTGAAAGGGGGTATGCCGATGACGCTGCGGCCACCAGCATAATGCAAAAACAAGCCCCAGAATCACCACCAAATACAGGCTGAAGTAGGCCTGCACAACCATGGGAGCATAGCGGCAGAGCAGATATTTGTCATACAGAGAACTGACCGCCCCAAGAAAAGCCCCCATTAAGAGGAGCCCTACCCACCCGTTTCGAACAAACCGAACCCCTTCTTTCTGCCCCACCACTGAAAGGGCGAAATACGAGCCCAGCGCAGTCAACATACCGCACCATCCAAGAAGTGAAAACCGTTCCGAAAAAATAAGCATAGCCCCCAGTAATGTTAAAACAGGCTGGGCGGCACGGATGGGCGCACCCAAGGTGATCGGAAGATGTTTATAGGCAAAATAGGCACACACCCAAGACGAGGCTACAATTAACGATTTCAGCATCAACAGACCGTGTACGTGCCATGAAACTGACGCCACATAGGCCCGGCCCAGGGACTCCGGGCCCAACCACTGCGAAAGAATTGCAAGAACTGCAAATGGCAAGGCGGTTGATACTGTCGCCAGAAACAGGACGGGGAGAACGGCATTCTCCCTCAGAGACGCTTTTTTACATACGTCATATAGTCCCAGAAAAACTGCTGATATAAGCCCCAGAATCAACCACATAATGGGCGCAGGGTAGGTATAGGGCTATGAAAAGTCAATGATACTGCCCTCGAGAAAAATAATGACTTGATAATCAGCTGGTTATGTACAAACTTCCAACTCTTCAGAATTAAGGTTTAATAAGGAAAAGTGTCATGGTGGTAAGGCTTGAAGATCTCGGTAAAACAGTACGTGAAACCCAATATGCTGTTCGTGGGCCTATTGTAGCACGTGCTGCCGAGTTGGAACGTGAAGGGCGTGAAATTATATACTGCAACATCGGGAACCCCCACTCTTTCGGCCAAAAGCCGCTGACGTGGATCCGGCAGGTTCTTGCGCTCGTTGCGTATCCGGATTTACTGAATACCGGAAAAGCCCTATTTCCCTCCGATGTGATCGAGATGGCCATACTGATTCTTCAGCAGACCAAACATGGGCTCGGCGCTTACACTGAAAGCAAGGGCCTCAGCTTTATCCGCGAAGCCATTGCTCGTTTCATCGAAAAACGTGACGGTATCAAAGCAGATCCCGAGACCATCTATCTTACAGACGGGGCAAGCAAAGGTGTCCAGGCTATTCTCGAAGTGCTCATTTCTTCTGAGCGCGACGGGATTATGATTTCTATCCCCCAATATCCATTATATTCAGCCACGATCACCCTGTATGGTGGACGCCGGGTCGATTACTCCCTCGACGAGAGCACAGGCTGGAAACTGACGCTGGCCCAATTGGAGCATTCCTATCAAAAAGCCACTGCAGAGGGAACCCGTGTCCGGGCTATTTGTGTGATTAACCCCGGGAATCCTACCGGAGCGGTTCTGGATGAGAAAAACATCGAGATGGTTATCAATTTTGCCAGACAACACCATCTCGCCATCCTTGCCGATGAGGTTTATCAGGATAATATTTATCGGGCCTCGGATTCGTTTGTTTCGTTTGCCAAAGTCCTGGAAATGAACCACATCAAAGATGTTTCGTTATTCAGCTTTTACTCCTGTTCAAAAGGACTTCTGGGCGAATGCGGAATTCGTGGTGGATATTTTGAATGCCGGAATATTCCAGACGATGTCCTGTTCGAAATCACCAAAATGCAGTCAGTATCGTTATGCGCCAATACCGTCGGGCAGGTGGCAACCTATTTGATGGTCACCGCACCTCAACCGGGCCAGCCTTCTTTTGACAGTTACACTCATGAACGCGCCGCTATTCTGGAATCCCTGCGCGTCAGAGCAAAACTGGTGGCAGACGGGCTCAACAAGATTCCAGGCATTAGCTGTCAATCAGTTGCAGGCGCCATGTATGCATTCCCTCAAATCACCCTGCCAGCAGGAATGACGGATGACGAATATTGCATGCGCCTCCTGGAGGAGACCGGCATCTGCGTAGTCCCCGGCTCCGGATTCGGCCAAGCGCCAGGCACGTTTCATTTCAGGACCACCATCCTGCCGCCAATCCACAAAATTGAAGCGGTGATTGAAAAGCTTGCACAGTTCCAGCTTAAGATCACGGGTTAACCTGACCTGAGTCGGCATCAGCAAAACCCTGATATAGAATCAGGGTTTTGCTAATTGCGCTAAAATCCATTTATTGCGACGATGTATATCAGTCAACGGTAGAGGTGGTGAGTCTCCCCCGATATTGCACCCCCCTGTGATAGATGACGTTAGCCGTTCCTCCGCAAGTAATGGCAGCGC
The nucleotide sequence above comes from bacterium. Encoded proteins:
- a CDS encoding EamA family transporter, giving the protein MWLILGLISAVFLGLYDVCKKASLRENAVLPVLFLATVSTALPFAVLAILSQWLGPESLGRAYVASVSWHVHGLLMLKSLIVASSWVCAYFAYKHLPITLGAPIRAAQPVLTLLGAMLIFSERFSLLGWCGMLTALGSYFALSVVGQKEGVRFVRNGWVGLLLMGAFLGAVSSLYDKYLLCRYAPMVVQAYFSLYLVVILGLVFALCWWPQRHRHTPFQWRWTIPAIGLLLAVADFCYFNALALPGSLIAMLSVVRRGNVLVSFSLGALIFKEKNIRQKAFALTGIVVGIILIGLG
- a CDS encoding aminotransferase class I/II-fold pyridoxal phosphate-dependent enzyme — its product is MVVRLEDLGKTVRETQYAVRGPIVARAAELEREGREIIYCNIGNPHSFGQKPLTWIRQVLALVAYPDLLNTGKALFPSDVIEMAILILQQTKHGLGAYTESKGLSFIREAIARFIEKRDGIKADPETIYLTDGASKGVQAILEVLISSERDGIMISIPQYPLYSATITLYGGRRVDYSLDESTGWKLTLAQLEHSYQKATAEGTRVRAICVINPGNPTGAVLDEKNIEMVINFARQHHLAILADEVYQDNIYRASDSFVSFAKVLEMNHIKDVSLFSFYSCSKGLLGECGIRGGYFECRNIPDDVLFEITKMQSVSLCANTVGQVATYLMVTAPQPGQPSFDSYTHERAAILESLRVRAKLVADGLNKIPGISCQSVAGAMYAFPQITLPAGMTDDEYCMRLLEETGICVVPGSGFGQAPGTFHFRTTILPPIHKIEAVIEKLAQFQLKITG